A genomic segment from Glycine soja cultivar W05 chromosome 18, ASM419377v2, whole genome shotgun sequence encodes:
- the LOC114396407 gene encoding LEAF RUST 10 DISEASE-RESISTANCE LOCUS RECEPTOR-LIKE PROTEIN KINASE-like 1.4 isoform X4 codes for MLSLSTITATILIFYLHHTTSLPPHATLSSCHVTSFNCGSITNLSYPFTGGDRPSFCGPPQFLLNCRNGVVAELNISSVSYRVIDIDSEDHTLTLARLDLWNETCTDVYVNSTFDGPVFSYGSGNQNLTLFYECKPTSRIIETPENLFNCWSNGDKNNSYSLVGPFPLDPILEVVECDEHVKVPILKVQADRLVENRSLLGEVLMKGFNVNYMNPYESECFECLDSGGVCGFDSDNDEHICICGDHLCATPGSSKVGVAIGASIGAVVALVVILGCVYFVMQRRRKTAYNKQRSMELFIAPSSGDTFASTTNTSQSLSSYQSSNTDPMPPRSYYFGVQVFTYEELEEATKNFDSSRELGEGGFGTVYKGQLKDGRVVAVKRHYESNSRRIEQFMNEVQILARLRHKSLVTLFGCTSRHSRELLLVYEFIPNGTVADHLQGRSSNSTNLLPWPVRLNIAVETAEALAYLHANDVIHRDVKTNNILLDDNFRVKVADFGLSRDFPNHVTHVSTAPQGTPGYVDPEYYQCYQLTDKSDVYSFGVVLVELISSLQAVDINRNRSDVNLANMAINKIQNQELHELVDPYLGFERDYAIRRMTTGVAELAFRCLQQEREIRPSMNEVVEILRGIKSDDGLGAREETEVLEVRIDEARLLKKVSPVSPDSVVDKCFSGSSVSNSS; via the exons aTGTTGTCCCTCTCCACCATCACAGCCACCATTCTCATCTTCTATCTCCACCATACGACGTCGTTGCCACCCCATGCAACACTCTCTAGCTGCCACGTAACCTCCTTCAACTGCGGCAGCATCACCAATCTTTCCTACCCTTTCACCGGTGGCGACCGCCCCTCCTTCTGCGGGCCACCACAGTTCCTTTTGAACTGCCGAAACGGTGTCGTCGCCGAGTTGAACATCTCATCGGTGAGTTACCGAGTCATTGATATCGACTCGgaggatcacactctcacttTAGCAAGACTAGACCTTTGGAACGAGACATGCACCGATGTGTACGTTAACTCAACTTTTGATGGCCCCGTCTTCAGCTACGGTTCGGGGAACCAGAACCTCACTTTGTTTTATGAGTGCAAACCCACTTCACGGATCATCGAAACGCCAGAAAATTTGTTTAACTGTTGGAGTAATGGCGATAAGAATAACTCTTACTCTTTGGTTGGTCCTTTTCCTTTGGACCCTATTCTTGAAGTTGTTGAATGTGATGAACATGTTAAAGTGCCAATCCTTAAAGTGCAAGCTGATAGGCTCGTGGAAAACCGGTCTTTGCTTGGGGAGGTTTTGATGAAGGGGTTTAATGTGAACTATATGAATCCTTATGAGAGTGAGTGTTTTGAGTGCCTTGATTCTGGTGGCGTGTGTGGGTTTGATTCTGATAACGATGAACACATTTGTATTTGTGGGGATCATTTGTGTGCAACTCCAG GTAGCAGCAAAGTAGGTGTTGCAATAG GCGCTAGTATAGGAGCAGTTGTAGCCCTTGTTGTCATTCTTGGATGTGTGTACTTTGTGATgcaaagaaggagaaaaactGCTTATAATAAACAAAGAAGCATGGAACTGTTCATTGCTCCTTCAAGCGGAGACACTTTTGCATCTACAACTAACACGTCTCAAAGTCTATCTTCTTACCAATCCTCCAACACTGATCCAATGCCGCCGAGGAGTTACTACTTTGGCGTCCAGGTCTTTACCTATGAGGAACTAGAGGAAGCTACCAAAAACTTTGACTCTTCAAGAGAACTTGGTGAGGGAGGTTTTGGCACTGTTTACAAAG GTCAACTCAAAGATGGACGTGTAGTTGCAGTGAAACGTCATTATGAAAGCAACTCTAGACGTATTGAGCAGTTCATGAATGAAGTTCAGATTCTAGCACGGTTAAGGCACAAGAGCCTGGTGACACTCTTTGGATGCACCTCTAGACATAGCAGAGAGCTTCTCCTTGTGTATGAATTCATACCCAATGGAACAGTGGCTGATCATCTTCAAGGAAGGAGCTCAAACTCAACTAATTTACTCCCTTGGCCTGTAAGATTGAACATTGCAGTTGAAACAGCTGAGGCTCTAGCCTACCTACATGCTAATGATGTCATACACCGCGATGTTAAAACCAACAACATTCTCCTGGATGATAACTTCCGTGTCAAGGTTGCTGATTTCGGTCTCTCAAGGGATTTCCCAAACCATGTCACTCATGTGTCAACAGCTCCACAGGGAACACCAGGTTATGTTGACCCTGAGTACTATCAGTGCTACCAACTCACTGATAAGAGTGATGTTTATAGCTTTGGAGTGGTCTTAGTTGAGCTGATATCATCATTGCAAGCTGTGGACATCAACAGGAACCGCAGTGATGTGAACTTGGCAAACATGGCTATCAATAAAATTCAGAACCAGGAACTGCATGAGTTGGTTGATCCTTATCTTGGATTTGAGAGGGATTATGCTATAAGGAGGATGACAACAGGGGTGGCAGAATTGGCCTTTAGGTGTTTGCAGCAGGAAAGAGAGATCAGACCCTCCATGAATGAGGTGGTGGAGATCTTGAGAGGAATCAAGAGTGACGATGGGCTTGGTGCAAGGGAAGAGACAGAAGTATTGGAAGTTAGGATAGATGAAGCTAGACTTCTGAAGAAGGTTTCCCCGGTTTCACCAGATTCAGTTGTTGATAAATGCTTTAGCGGCTCCTCTGTATCTAATTCCTCATAG
- the LOC114396407 gene encoding LEAF RUST 10 DISEASE-RESISTANCE LOCUS RECEPTOR-LIKE PROTEIN KINASE-like 1.4 isoform X3: protein MASLLIHLPPIPILQHFILLLILIQTPPYLSSYNDDRGCTNQLISCGNIKNIGFPFWGEKRPRDCGHPRMQLRCEQEITYITINDFRYKVLEVNPDNHTLRITTEDYLENICQPKFVNTSLDTELYVHDSAYKNLTLFYCANDLPSTTGFLPSCVPNGNYVYPRFEPLPPSNYNAFCKTVVVPVPPSLVDTSDVDKILNAIVDGFVVRWIVGIGECEKCMISAGRCGGIEWYPNQTCYCRDGPCSNFLPDDKAPQSPPTGSSKVGVAIGASIGAVVALVVILGCVYFVMQRRRKTAYNKQRSMELFIAPSSGDTFASTTNTSQSLSSYQSSNTDPMPPRSYYFGVQVFTYEELEEATKNFDSSRELGEGGFGTVYKGQLKDGRVVAVKRHYESNSRRIEQFMNEVQILARLRHKSLVTLFGCTSRHSRELLLVYEFIPNGTVADHLQGRSSNSTNLLPWPVRLNIAVETAEALAYLHANDVIHRDVKTNNILLDDNFRVKVADFGLSRDFPNHVTHVSTAPQGTPGYVDPEYYQCYQLTDKSDVYSFGVVLVELISSLQAVDINRNRSDVNLANMAINKIQNQELHELVDPYLGFERDYAIRRMTTGVAELAFRCLQQEREIRPSMNEVVEILRGIKSDDGLGAREETEVLEVRIDEARLLKKVSPVSPDSVVDKCFSGSSVSNSS from the exons ATGGCTTCCCTGCTTATTCACCTCCCTCCTATCCCTATTCTTCAACACTTTATCCTCCTCCTCATACTGATTCAGACACCTCCATATTTAAGCTCCTACAATGATGATAGGGGTTGTACTAATCAGCTGATAAGTTGTGGGAATATAAAAAACATTGGTTTTCCATTCTGGGGAGAAAAACGACCAAGAGATTGTGGCCACCCTCGGATGCAACTCCGCTGCGAACAAGAGATCACCTACATAACCATTAATGATTTCAGGTACAAGGTTTTGGAGGTAAACCCAGATAACCATACTTTGAGAATCACTACAGAGGACTACTTGGAAAACATATGCCAACCAAAGTTTGTCAACACCAGCCTTGACACTGAGCTCTATGTTCATGACTCAGCCTATAAGAATCTTACCCTTTTCTATTGTGCTAATGATTTGCCTTCCACCACTGGATTTCTGCCTAGTTGTGTCCCAAATGGCAATTATGTTTATCCTCGATTTGAGCCTCTGCCTCCTTCTAATTATAATGCCTTTTGCAAAACAGTGGTTGTTCCAGTTCCTCCGTCCTTAGTTGATACTAGTGATGTTGACAAAATACTCAATGCAATCGTAGACGGATTTGTGGTGAGATGGATAGTGGGCATTGGAGAATGTGAGAAGTGTATGATATCAGCAGGTAGATGCGGCGGTATTGAATGGTATCCAAATCAAACATGTTACTGCAGAGATGGACCTTGTTCTAATTTCTTACCAGATGACAAAGCACCACAGTCCCCACCTACAG GTAGCAGCAAAGTAGGTGTTGCAATAG GCGCTAGTATAGGAGCAGTTGTAGCCCTTGTTGTCATTCTTGGATGTGTGTACTTTGTGATgcaaagaaggagaaaaactGCTTATAATAAACAAAGAAGCATGGAACTGTTCATTGCTCCTTCAAGCGGAGACACTTTTGCATCTACAACTAACACGTCTCAAAGTCTATCTTCTTACCAATCCTCCAACACTGATCCAATGCCGCCGAGGAGTTACTACTTTGGCGTCCAGGTCTTTACCTATGAGGAACTAGAGGAAGCTACCAAAAACTTTGACTCTTCAAGAGAACTTGGTGAGGGAGGTTTTGGCACTGTTTACAAAG GTCAACTCAAAGATGGACGTGTAGTTGCAGTGAAACGTCATTATGAAAGCAACTCTAGACGTATTGAGCAGTTCATGAATGAAGTTCAGATTCTAGCACGGTTAAGGCACAAGAGCCTGGTGACACTCTTTGGATGCACCTCTAGACATAGCAGAGAGCTTCTCCTTGTGTATGAATTCATACCCAATGGAACAGTGGCTGATCATCTTCAAGGAAGGAGCTCAAACTCAACTAATTTACTCCCTTGGCCTGTAAGATTGAACATTGCAGTTGAAACAGCTGAGGCTCTAGCCTACCTACATGCTAATGATGTCATACACCGCGATGTTAAAACCAACAACATTCTCCTGGATGATAACTTCCGTGTCAAGGTTGCTGATTTCGGTCTCTCAAGGGATTTCCCAAACCATGTCACTCATGTGTCAACAGCTCCACAGGGAACACCAGGTTATGTTGACCCTGAGTACTATCAGTGCTACCAACTCACTGATAAGAGTGATGTTTATAGCTTTGGAGTGGTCTTAGTTGAGCTGATATCATCATTGCAAGCTGTGGACATCAACAGGAACCGCAGTGATGTGAACTTGGCAAACATGGCTATCAATAAAATTCAGAACCAGGAACTGCATGAGTTGGTTGATCCTTATCTTGGATTTGAGAGGGATTATGCTATAAGGAGGATGACAACAGGGGTGGCAGAATTGGCCTTTAGGTGTTTGCAGCAGGAAAGAGAGATCAGACCCTCCATGAATGAGGTGGTGGAGATCTTGAGAGGAATCAAGAGTGACGATGGGCTTGGTGCAAGGGAAGAGACAGAAGTATTGGAAGTTAGGATAGATGAAGCTAGACTTCTGAAGAAGGTTTCCCCGGTTTCACCAGATTCAGTTGTTGATAAATGCTTTAGCGGCTCCTCTGTATCTAATTCCTCATAG
- the LOC114396407 gene encoding LEAF RUST 10 DISEASE-RESISTANCE LOCUS RECEPTOR-LIKE PROTEIN KINASE-like 1.4 isoform X1, whose amino-acid sequence MHFKTHVNLNCNLNLPLPFIYYGVKSSVSLLYQAILLRMQLLLQGIFFSFLVMTIILNQILTSCAADDVHYLKCGSPFHCANLKNLSYPFWGFSRPLYCGHPAFKLQCTGEVATVTIMSENYRVLEVNDSDHRIKLVRTDYWNNTCPTSLRTFTIGCTFFDYGSDSRNLNLYYDCSSPSFLQPDSFPPKFNCSVNGTQMNNYFVDESMLANAETSVSISEILGACKSRVVVPILESEAEVLETNSTVENLKAALENGFGVEWEANNSLCDECQNSGGHCGYDPISSEFACHCRGGSFPSTCKSGSSKVGVAIGASIGAVVALVVILGCVYFVMQRRRKTAYNKQRSMELFIAPSSGDTFASTTNTSQSLSSYQSSNTDPMPPRSYYFGVQVFTYEELEEATKNFDSSRELGEGGFGTVYKGQLKDGRVVAVKRHYESNSRRIEQFMNEVQILARLRHKSLVTLFGCTSRHSRELLLVYEFIPNGTVADHLQGRSSNSTNLLPWPVRLNIAVETAEALAYLHANDVIHRDVKTNNILLDDNFRVKVADFGLSRDFPNHVTHVSTAPQGTPGYVDPEYYQCYQLTDKSDVYSFGVVLVELISSLQAVDINRNRSDVNLANMAINKIQNQELHELVDPYLGFERDYAIRRMTTGVAELAFRCLQQEREIRPSMNEVVEILRGIKSDDGLGAREETEVLEVRIDEARLLKKVSPVSPDSVVDKCFSGSSVSNSS is encoded by the exons ATGCACTTCAAAACTCACGTTAACCTCAATTGTAATCTGAATCTCCCTCTTCCATTTATCTATTACGGTGTCAAATCCTCTGTCTCTCTTCTCTACCAAGCTATTCTTCTGAGAATGCAACTTCTTCTTCAAGGCATCTTTTTCTCATTCTTGGTTATGACCATCATCCTAAACCAAATTCTAACATCTTGTGCTGCTGATGATGTGCATTATCTGAAATGCGGTTCGCCATTTCATTGTGCAAATCTCAAAAACCTGAGTTATCCTTTCTGGGGATTCAGTAGACCCCTGTACTGTGGTCACCCTGCGTTTAAGCTACAATGCACAGGTGAAGTAGCAACGGTTACCATTATGTCAGAGAATTATAGAGTTCTTGAAGTCAATGACTCTGATCATAGAATCAAACTTGTAAGAACTGACTACTGGAACAACACCTGTCCCACTAGCCTCAGGACCTTCACTATAGGTTGCACTTTCTTCGATTATGGTTCAGATTCTCGGAACCTTAATCTCTATTATGATTGTTCTTCCCCTTCATTTCTTCAACCAGATAGTTTTCCCCCTAAGTTTAACTGCAGTGTAAATGGAACTCAAATGAATAACTATTTTGTGGACGAGAGCATGCTTGCAAATGCTGAGACTTCTGTCTCAATAAGTGAAATACTGGGAGCATGCAAATCTAGAGTCGTTGTTCCAATTTTGGAGTCAGAAGCTGAAGTGCTAGAAACAAATTCAACAGTCGAAAATCTTAAGGCCGCTCTTGAGAATGGTTTTGGCGTGGAGTGGGAAGCAAACAATAGTTTGTGTGATGAATGCCAAAACTCTGGTGGGCATTGTGGTTATGACCCAATCTCAAGTGAATTCGCTTGCCATTGCAGGGGTGGATCTTTTCCATCTACATGTAAATCAG GTAGCAGCAAAGTAGGTGTTGCAATAG GCGCTAGTATAGGAGCAGTTGTAGCCCTTGTTGTCATTCTTGGATGTGTGTACTTTGTGATgcaaagaaggagaaaaactGCTTATAATAAACAAAGAAGCATGGAACTGTTCATTGCTCCTTCAAGCGGAGACACTTTTGCATCTACAACTAACACGTCTCAAAGTCTATCTTCTTACCAATCCTCCAACACTGATCCAATGCCGCCGAGGAGTTACTACTTTGGCGTCCAGGTCTTTACCTATGAGGAACTAGAGGAAGCTACCAAAAACTTTGACTCTTCAAGAGAACTTGGTGAGGGAGGTTTTGGCACTGTTTACAAAG GTCAACTCAAAGATGGACGTGTAGTTGCAGTGAAACGTCATTATGAAAGCAACTCTAGACGTATTGAGCAGTTCATGAATGAAGTTCAGATTCTAGCACGGTTAAGGCACAAGAGCCTGGTGACACTCTTTGGATGCACCTCTAGACATAGCAGAGAGCTTCTCCTTGTGTATGAATTCATACCCAATGGAACAGTGGCTGATCATCTTCAAGGAAGGAGCTCAAACTCAACTAATTTACTCCCTTGGCCTGTAAGATTGAACATTGCAGTTGAAACAGCTGAGGCTCTAGCCTACCTACATGCTAATGATGTCATACACCGCGATGTTAAAACCAACAACATTCTCCTGGATGATAACTTCCGTGTCAAGGTTGCTGATTTCGGTCTCTCAAGGGATTTCCCAAACCATGTCACTCATGTGTCAACAGCTCCACAGGGAACACCAGGTTATGTTGACCCTGAGTACTATCAGTGCTACCAACTCACTGATAAGAGTGATGTTTATAGCTTTGGAGTGGTCTTAGTTGAGCTGATATCATCATTGCAAGCTGTGGACATCAACAGGAACCGCAGTGATGTGAACTTGGCAAACATGGCTATCAATAAAATTCAGAACCAGGAACTGCATGAGTTGGTTGATCCTTATCTTGGATTTGAGAGGGATTATGCTATAAGGAGGATGACAACAGGGGTGGCAGAATTGGCCTTTAGGTGTTTGCAGCAGGAAAGAGAGATCAGACCCTCCATGAATGAGGTGGTGGAGATCTTGAGAGGAATCAAGAGTGACGATGGGCTTGGTGCAAGGGAAGAGACAGAAGTATTGGAAGTTAGGATAGATGAAGCTAGACTTCTGAAGAAGGTTTCCCCGGTTTCACCAGATTCAGTTGTTGATAAATGCTTTAGCGGCTCCTCTGTATCTAATTCCTCATAG
- the LOC114396407 gene encoding LEAF RUST 10 DISEASE-RESISTANCE LOCUS RECEPTOR-LIKE PROTEIN KINASE-like 1.4 isoform X2: MKQLLLEPCFIFILLVISVTNTPTCLCVDDASYTNCSNAFSCGNNNFNLKYPFWGENRGNYCGGGPNLESEKLTCEAQVPKITINLIKYRVLGWENTSQILKVARDDYWDNNNICVNGDRNSTFDNTPFQYDYDGLLNVTLFYDCPAGFSPSTIPSLPPSTVFSFPCGGGSFVYYTAQALPSSYEAPCKIVVIPIFQTNNYSLENSERIIEALQGGFEIEWTGNYEKCEKCTGSGGECGSVDGNFQCFCKDGPHSASCKGSSKVGVAIGASIGAVVALVVILGCVYFVMQRRRKTAYNKQRSMELFIAPSSGDTFASTTNTSQSLSSYQSSNTDPMPPRSYYFGVQVFTYEELEEATKNFDSSRELGEGGFGTVYKGQLKDGRVVAVKRHYESNSRRIEQFMNEVQILARLRHKSLVTLFGCTSRHSRELLLVYEFIPNGTVADHLQGRSSNSTNLLPWPVRLNIAVETAEALAYLHANDVIHRDVKTNNILLDDNFRVKVADFGLSRDFPNHVTHVSTAPQGTPGYVDPEYYQCYQLTDKSDVYSFGVVLVELISSLQAVDINRNRSDVNLANMAINKIQNQELHELVDPYLGFERDYAIRRMTTGVAELAFRCLQQEREIRPSMNEVVEILRGIKSDDGLGAREETEVLEVRIDEARLLKKVSPVSPDSVVDKCFSGSSVSNSS; encoded by the exons ATGAAACAACTGCTTCTTGAGCCTtgtttcatcttcattttgttGGTAATCTCAGTTACCAACACTCCAACTTGTCTTTGCGTGGATGATGCGAGCTACACCAACTGTAGTAACGCTTTTAGCTGCGGAAATAACAACTTCAACCTCAAATACCCATTCTGGGGAGAAAACAGAGGTAACTATTGTGGTGGTGGACCTAACTTGGAGTCGGAGAAACTCACATGTGAAGCTCAAGTCCCCAAGATAACCATCAATCTCATCAAATACCGTGTTCTTGGCTGGGAAAACACATCACAGATACTCAAAGTCGCAAGGGACGATTACTGGGACAATAATAATATCTGTGTCAATGGTGACAGGAACAGCACATTTGATAACACTCCGTTTCAATATGATTATGATGGCCTTCTTAACGTTACGCTCTTTTATGATTGCCCTGCCGGTTTTTCACCTTCCACTATTCCATCGCTTCCACCATCGACTGTGTTTAGTTTTCCCTGTGGTGGTGGTTCATTTGTCTACTACACTGCCCAAGCTTTACCTTCTTCGTACGAGGCGCCCTGCAAGATTGTTGTGATTCCAATCTTTCAGACCAACAACTATTCACTTGAAAATTCCGAGAGAATCATTGAAGCTTTACAGGGCGGTTTTGAGATAGAATGGACGGGAAATTATGAGAAGTGCGAGAAATGCACTGGTTCTGGTGGAGAGTGTGGATCCGTTGATGGAAATTTCCAATGTTTCTGCAAGGATGGACCTCATTCTGCTTCATGCAAAG GTAGCAGCAAAGTAGGTGTTGCAATAG GCGCTAGTATAGGAGCAGTTGTAGCCCTTGTTGTCATTCTTGGATGTGTGTACTTTGTGATgcaaagaaggagaaaaactGCTTATAATAAACAAAGAAGCATGGAACTGTTCATTGCTCCTTCAAGCGGAGACACTTTTGCATCTACAACTAACACGTCTCAAAGTCTATCTTCTTACCAATCCTCCAACACTGATCCAATGCCGCCGAGGAGTTACTACTTTGGCGTCCAGGTCTTTACCTATGAGGAACTAGAGGAAGCTACCAAAAACTTTGACTCTTCAAGAGAACTTGGTGAGGGAGGTTTTGGCACTGTTTACAAAG GTCAACTCAAAGATGGACGTGTAGTTGCAGTGAAACGTCATTATGAAAGCAACTCTAGACGTATTGAGCAGTTCATGAATGAAGTTCAGATTCTAGCACGGTTAAGGCACAAGAGCCTGGTGACACTCTTTGGATGCACCTCTAGACATAGCAGAGAGCTTCTCCTTGTGTATGAATTCATACCCAATGGAACAGTGGCTGATCATCTTCAAGGAAGGAGCTCAAACTCAACTAATTTACTCCCTTGGCCTGTAAGATTGAACATTGCAGTTGAAACAGCTGAGGCTCTAGCCTACCTACATGCTAATGATGTCATACACCGCGATGTTAAAACCAACAACATTCTCCTGGATGATAACTTCCGTGTCAAGGTTGCTGATTTCGGTCTCTCAAGGGATTTCCCAAACCATGTCACTCATGTGTCAACAGCTCCACAGGGAACACCAGGTTATGTTGACCCTGAGTACTATCAGTGCTACCAACTCACTGATAAGAGTGATGTTTATAGCTTTGGAGTGGTCTTAGTTGAGCTGATATCATCATTGCAAGCTGTGGACATCAACAGGAACCGCAGTGATGTGAACTTGGCAAACATGGCTATCAATAAAATTCAGAACCAGGAACTGCATGAGTTGGTTGATCCTTATCTTGGATTTGAGAGGGATTATGCTATAAGGAGGATGACAACAGGGGTGGCAGAATTGGCCTTTAGGTGTTTGCAGCAGGAAAGAGAGATCAGACCCTCCATGAATGAGGTGGTGGAGATCTTGAGAGGAATCAAGAGTGACGATGGGCTTGGTGCAAGGGAAGAGACAGAAGTATTGGAAGTTAGGATAGATGAAGCTAGACTTCTGAAGAAGGTTTCCCCGGTTTCACCAGATTCAGTTGTTGATAAATGCTTTAGCGGCTCCTCTGTATCTAATTCCTCATAG
- the LOC114395570 gene encoding uncharacterized protein LOC114395570 — translation MPTLHKFKFLATQCAVAGSPTRSPTTSPVIHLRRRKTLRMFLARRRFHPPPQDPPPLPDSEARVRHKLKDLFISSPPPPPLNDEKTIFHHHQQQQEDQHEELLPNSAVSVRFRTGSPFRRGTSTAALRPVSSVFRYRLLRRAWRPVLVSIPE, via the coding sequence ATGCCCActctccacaaattcaagttcCTCGCCACCCAATGCGCCGTCGCCGGCAGCCCCACCCGCAGCCCCACCACCAGCCCCGTCATCCACCTCCGCCGCCGCAAAACCCTCCGCATGTTCCTCGCCCGCCGCCGCTTCCATCCCCCGCCGCAAGATCCGCCGCCCCTCCCAGACTCCGAGGCCCGCGTCCGCCACAAACTCAAGGACCTCTTCATCTCATCTCCACCGCCGCCACCCCTCAACGACGAAAAAACAATCTTCCaccatcatcaacaacaacaagaagatCAGCACGAAGAACTTCTCCCTAACTCCGCCGTGAGCGTCCGATTCCGCACCGGATCTCCCTTCCGGCGCGGCACATCCACCGCCGCTCTCCGGCCGGTATCGTCGGTCTTCCGCTACCGGTTACTGAGAAGAGCGTGGCGACCGGTGCTTGTCAGCATCCCTGAGTAG